The Candidatus Cloacimonadota bacterium genome includes the window ATCATGTGTGCCAGAGTTTCTGGCTTTCCGCATACGCCTCGCATGGTGCAACCCATGTTGCGGGCGGTTTCTTGGCATTGGTAACAGAACATGCTCATGTTTGTTTCTCCTATGTGTTTTATTATGGTTTTGGCATCTTTACTACGAGGATGCGCATCACACTGTCACCCTCATTGGTTACGGCATGGGGAATATCTTTGGGGCTGTCGATAATGGTGCCCGCAGGGAAGGTATTGGTCTCTTCACCGATAGTAACGGTTGCGTTGCCTACGATTACGTAAAAAGCTACATTAACAGGGGTTTTATGAGCCTTAAGGTGTGCTTTGGGCTCAAATTCGATGTGTACGATCTCTCCTTCAGGTTGGCTGTAAAGTTTTGTACCGACCATACCCGTGGCATTGAGTACGGGAGGGATATTCTTGTAAAACCTGCTTTCCATCTACTTCTCCTTAGATTATCTTTCCATCTACACTGATGATGTTTACCTTTACAAAGTGCATCTTGCCCGCACGCTCCAGAGCTTTCTGCAAGAGTATCTCCGTGCCGCCGCAACCGGGAACTTCCATCCTCACGATGGTAACGCTCCTAATCTCATGCAAAGTAAATATCTGCGCCAGTTTATCGATGTACCTCTCCACATCCTGATCCAGTTTGGGACAAAATGTAATAACAATCTTACCCTTCAGAAAACGGCGGTGGAAATCGCCAAAAGCATAGGGTACACAATCTGCTGAAATCAACAG containing:
- a CDS encoding cupin domain-containing protein; the protein is MESRFYKNIPPVLNATGMVGTKLYSQPEGEIVHIEFEPKAHLKAHKTPVNVAFYVIVGNATVTIGEETNTFPAGTIIDSPKDIPHAVTNEGDSVMRILVVKMPKP